The following are from one region of the Girardinichthys multiradiatus isolate DD_20200921_A chromosome 9, DD_fGirMul_XY1, whole genome shotgun sequence genome:
- the soat1 gene encoding sterol O-acyltransferase 1 isoform X1: protein MFQQQMESGGESLLRSRNYSSINNLDGGSNPGRHPQGNGDNHITSNGKIEVEHVISKKLQLKRKAEVLKDDLLRQFESQVHDFMDSLIEESASLESTPLPAAFSPPLSDKERSKLGHFQPPHGQGKHFISRRSLLDELFEVNHIRTIYHMFIALLILFILSTLVVDFLDEGRLVLDFDLLVYAFGQFPLVVCTWLCMFLSVLLVPYTLFHLWSQSQSGSHGRQRLFSWLFGSAFLLYQGLGLGFLPTYVVVTNSLPPASCFIVTLEQVRLIMKAHSFVRENAPRVLAWTKDKTGRGPVIPQVSLYLYFLFAPTLIYRDKYPRNPATRWGYVATKLLQVLGCLFYTYYVFVRLCIPQFRSISLQLFNLRAMVLCVFNSILPGVLVLLLGFFAFLHCWLNAFAEMLCFADRMFYKDWWNSTSYANYYRTWNVVVHDWLYYYVYRDFLLISQKRFRPAAMFFVFTVSAVVHEYILAVSFGFFYPVLFCLFMFFGMMFNFIFHDRRKGPIWNILMWASLFLGQGVIICLYSQEWYARRYCPLKEASPQDNAATTIFHPGNVFVPGFAEASVLELSESSDD, encoded by the exons ATGTTTCAGCAGCA GATGGAAAGCGGGGGTGAAAGTTTGCTCAGGTCCCGCAATTATTCCTCCATCAATAATCTGGATGGAGGATCTAATCCTGGAAGACATCCGCAAGGGAATGGCGATAACCACATCACCAGCAATG GGAAAATCGAAGTGGAACATGTGATCAGCAAAAAGCTGCAACTCAAAAGGAAAGCAGAG GTCCTGAAGGATGACCTGCTGCGTCAGTTTGAAAGCCAGGTCCATGATTTTATGGACAGTCTTATTGAAGAATCAGCCAGCCTCGAGTCCACACCTCTACCTGCTGCCTTTTCACCTCCGCTGTCGGACAAGGAGAGGAGCAAACTGGG GCACTTTCAGCCTCCCCATGGCCAGGGGAAGCACTTTATTAGTCGGAGATCCCTGCTAGA cGAGCTGTTTGAGGTGAACCATATTAGGACCATCTACCACATGTTTATTGCCCTGCTCATTCTCTTTATTCTCAGCACGCTCGTGGTAGATTTCCTTGATGAAGGCAG ACTGGTCTTGGATTTTGACCTGCTGGTCTATGCATTCGGACAGTTCCCGCTAGTGGTATGCACGTGGCTTTGCATGTTCCTGTCCGTATTGCTGGTTCCCTACACCTTATTCCATCTGTGGTCACAAAGCCAGTCGGGTTCTCATGGCCGGCAGAGGCTGTTTTCCTGGCTGTTCGGTTCGGCATTCCTGCTCTACCAAGGCCTGGGTTTGGGATTCCTACCGACATATGTGGTGGTGACCAACAGTTTGCCGCCTGCTTCCTGCTTCATCGTCACCTTAGAACAG GTTCGTCTAATAATGAAAGCACACTCCTTCGTCAGAGAGAATGCCCCAAGAGTCCTGGCTTGGACAAAAGACAAGACGG GCCGTGGTCCTGTGATTCCTCAAGTTTCTCTGTATCTCTACTTCCTGTTTGCCCCCACTCTTATTTACAGAGACAAGTACCCCAG AAACCCAGCAACCAGATGGGGCTATGTGGCCACAAAGTTACTTCAG GTACTTGGCTGCCTCTTCTATACCTATTACGTGTTTGTGCGGCTATGCATCCCACAGTTTCGCAGCATCAGTCTACAGCTGTTCAATCTGCGCGCCATGGTCCTTTGTGTCTTTAACTCTATACTGCCAG GAGTTTTGGTTCTCCTGTTgggtttttttgcttttctccaCTGCTGGCTGAACGCTTTTGCAGAGATGCTTTGCTTTGCAGACAGGATGTTTTACAAG GACTGGTGGAACTCAACATCTTATGCTAATTACTACCGCACTTGGAACGTAGTGGTCCATGACTGGCTGTATTACTATGTGTACAGGGACTTCCTGTTG ATATCTCAGAAGCGTTTCCGACCAGCCgccatgttttttgtgtttacagTGTCTGCAGTGGTCCATGAGTACATTCTTGCAGTTAGCTTTGGATTCTTCTATCCGGTGCTCTTCTGCCTCTTCATGTTCTTCGGAA TGATGTTCAACTTTATTTTCCACGATCGAAGGAAAGGCCCCATTTGGAACATATTAATGTGGGCATCCCTGTTTCTGGGTCAGGGGGTCATAATATGTCTGTACTCCCAAGAGTGGTATGCCAGACGGTACTGTCCACTCAAAGAG GCATCCCCACAggataatgctgccaccaccattttccACCCTGGGAATG TCTTCGTTCCTGGATTTGCTGAAGCCTCGGTCCTGGAGCTGTCAGAGAGTTCTGATGACTGA
- the soat1 gene encoding sterol O-acyltransferase 1 isoform X2: MESGGESLLRSRNYSSINNLDGGSNPGRHPQGNGDNHITSNGKIEVEHVISKKLQLKRKAEVLKDDLLRQFESQVHDFMDSLIEESASLESTPLPAAFSPPLSDKERSKLGHFQPPHGQGKHFISRRSLLDELFEVNHIRTIYHMFIALLILFILSTLVVDFLDEGRLVLDFDLLVYAFGQFPLVVCTWLCMFLSVLLVPYTLFHLWSQSQSGSHGRQRLFSWLFGSAFLLYQGLGLGFLPTYVVVTNSLPPASCFIVTLEQVRLIMKAHSFVRENAPRVLAWTKDKTGRGPVIPQVSLYLYFLFAPTLIYRDKYPRNPATRWGYVATKLLQVLGCLFYTYYVFVRLCIPQFRSISLQLFNLRAMVLCVFNSILPGVLVLLLGFFAFLHCWLNAFAEMLCFADRMFYKDWWNSTSYANYYRTWNVVVHDWLYYYVYRDFLLISQKRFRPAAMFFVFTVSAVVHEYILAVSFGFFYPVLFCLFMFFGMMFNFIFHDRRKGPIWNILMWASLFLGQGVIICLYSQEWYARRYCPLKEASPQDNAATTIFHPGNVFVPGFAEASVLELSESSDD, from the exons ATGGAAAGCGGGGGTGAAAGTTTGCTCAGGTCCCGCAATTATTCCTCCATCAATAATCTGGATGGAGGATCTAATCCTGGAAGACATCCGCAAGGGAATGGCGATAACCACATCACCAGCAATG GGAAAATCGAAGTGGAACATGTGATCAGCAAAAAGCTGCAACTCAAAAGGAAAGCAGAG GTCCTGAAGGATGACCTGCTGCGTCAGTTTGAAAGCCAGGTCCATGATTTTATGGACAGTCTTATTGAAGAATCAGCCAGCCTCGAGTCCACACCTCTACCTGCTGCCTTTTCACCTCCGCTGTCGGACAAGGAGAGGAGCAAACTGGG GCACTTTCAGCCTCCCCATGGCCAGGGGAAGCACTTTATTAGTCGGAGATCCCTGCTAGA cGAGCTGTTTGAGGTGAACCATATTAGGACCATCTACCACATGTTTATTGCCCTGCTCATTCTCTTTATTCTCAGCACGCTCGTGGTAGATTTCCTTGATGAAGGCAG ACTGGTCTTGGATTTTGACCTGCTGGTCTATGCATTCGGACAGTTCCCGCTAGTGGTATGCACGTGGCTTTGCATGTTCCTGTCCGTATTGCTGGTTCCCTACACCTTATTCCATCTGTGGTCACAAAGCCAGTCGGGTTCTCATGGCCGGCAGAGGCTGTTTTCCTGGCTGTTCGGTTCGGCATTCCTGCTCTACCAAGGCCTGGGTTTGGGATTCCTACCGACATATGTGGTGGTGACCAACAGTTTGCCGCCTGCTTCCTGCTTCATCGTCACCTTAGAACAG GTTCGTCTAATAATGAAAGCACACTCCTTCGTCAGAGAGAATGCCCCAAGAGTCCTGGCTTGGACAAAAGACAAGACGG GCCGTGGTCCTGTGATTCCTCAAGTTTCTCTGTATCTCTACTTCCTGTTTGCCCCCACTCTTATTTACAGAGACAAGTACCCCAG AAACCCAGCAACCAGATGGGGCTATGTGGCCACAAAGTTACTTCAG GTACTTGGCTGCCTCTTCTATACCTATTACGTGTTTGTGCGGCTATGCATCCCACAGTTTCGCAGCATCAGTCTACAGCTGTTCAATCTGCGCGCCATGGTCCTTTGTGTCTTTAACTCTATACTGCCAG GAGTTTTGGTTCTCCTGTTgggtttttttgcttttctccaCTGCTGGCTGAACGCTTTTGCAGAGATGCTTTGCTTTGCAGACAGGATGTTTTACAAG GACTGGTGGAACTCAACATCTTATGCTAATTACTACCGCACTTGGAACGTAGTGGTCCATGACTGGCTGTATTACTATGTGTACAGGGACTTCCTGTTG ATATCTCAGAAGCGTTTCCGACCAGCCgccatgttttttgtgtttacagTGTCTGCAGTGGTCCATGAGTACATTCTTGCAGTTAGCTTTGGATTCTTCTATCCGGTGCTCTTCTGCCTCTTCATGTTCTTCGGAA TGATGTTCAACTTTATTTTCCACGATCGAAGGAAAGGCCCCATTTGGAACATATTAATGTGGGCATCCCTGTTTCTGGGTCAGGGGGTCATAATATGTCTGTACTCCCAAGAGTGGTATGCCAGACGGTACTGTCCACTCAAAGAG GCATCCCCACAggataatgctgccaccaccattttccACCCTGGGAATG TCTTCGTTCCTGGATTTGCTGAAGCCTCGGTCCTGGAGCTGTCAGAGAGTTCTGATGACTGA
- the soat1 gene encoding sterol O-acyltransferase 1 isoform X4: MFQQQMESGGESLLRSRNYSSINNLDGGSNPGRHPQGNGDNHITSNGKIEVEHVISKKLQLKRKAEVLKDDLLRQFESQVHDFMDSLIEESASLESTPLPAAFSPPLSDKERSKLGHFQPPHGQGKHFISRRSLLDELFEVNHIRTIYHMFIALLILFILSTLVVDFLDEGRLVLDFDLLVYAFGQFPLVVCTWLCMFLSVLLVPYTLFHLWSQSQSGSHGRQRLFSWLFGSAFLLYQGLGLGFLPTYVVVTNSLPPASCFIVTLEQVRLIMKAHSFVRENAPRVLAWTKDKTGRGPVIPQVSLYLYFLFAPTLIYRDKYPRNPATRWGYVATKLLQVLGCLFYTYYVFVRLCIPQFRSISLQLFNLRAMVLCVFNSILPGVLVLLLGFFAFLHCWLNAFAEMLCFADRMFYKDWWNSTSYANYYRTWNVVVHDWLYYYVYRDFLLISQKRFRPAAMFFVFTVSAVVHEYILAVSFGFFYPVLFCLFMFFGMMFNFIFHDRRKGPIWNILMWASLFLGQGVIICLYSQEWYARRYCPLKEEGIPTG, translated from the exons ATGTTTCAGCAGCA GATGGAAAGCGGGGGTGAAAGTTTGCTCAGGTCCCGCAATTATTCCTCCATCAATAATCTGGATGGAGGATCTAATCCTGGAAGACATCCGCAAGGGAATGGCGATAACCACATCACCAGCAATG GGAAAATCGAAGTGGAACATGTGATCAGCAAAAAGCTGCAACTCAAAAGGAAAGCAGAG GTCCTGAAGGATGACCTGCTGCGTCAGTTTGAAAGCCAGGTCCATGATTTTATGGACAGTCTTATTGAAGAATCAGCCAGCCTCGAGTCCACACCTCTACCTGCTGCCTTTTCACCTCCGCTGTCGGACAAGGAGAGGAGCAAACTGGG GCACTTTCAGCCTCCCCATGGCCAGGGGAAGCACTTTATTAGTCGGAGATCCCTGCTAGA cGAGCTGTTTGAGGTGAACCATATTAGGACCATCTACCACATGTTTATTGCCCTGCTCATTCTCTTTATTCTCAGCACGCTCGTGGTAGATTTCCTTGATGAAGGCAG ACTGGTCTTGGATTTTGACCTGCTGGTCTATGCATTCGGACAGTTCCCGCTAGTGGTATGCACGTGGCTTTGCATGTTCCTGTCCGTATTGCTGGTTCCCTACACCTTATTCCATCTGTGGTCACAAAGCCAGTCGGGTTCTCATGGCCGGCAGAGGCTGTTTTCCTGGCTGTTCGGTTCGGCATTCCTGCTCTACCAAGGCCTGGGTTTGGGATTCCTACCGACATATGTGGTGGTGACCAACAGTTTGCCGCCTGCTTCCTGCTTCATCGTCACCTTAGAACAG GTTCGTCTAATAATGAAAGCACACTCCTTCGTCAGAGAGAATGCCCCAAGAGTCCTGGCTTGGACAAAAGACAAGACGG GCCGTGGTCCTGTGATTCCTCAAGTTTCTCTGTATCTCTACTTCCTGTTTGCCCCCACTCTTATTTACAGAGACAAGTACCCCAG AAACCCAGCAACCAGATGGGGCTATGTGGCCACAAAGTTACTTCAG GTACTTGGCTGCCTCTTCTATACCTATTACGTGTTTGTGCGGCTATGCATCCCACAGTTTCGCAGCATCAGTCTACAGCTGTTCAATCTGCGCGCCATGGTCCTTTGTGTCTTTAACTCTATACTGCCAG GAGTTTTGGTTCTCCTGTTgggtttttttgcttttctccaCTGCTGGCTGAACGCTTTTGCAGAGATGCTTTGCTTTGCAGACAGGATGTTTTACAAG GACTGGTGGAACTCAACATCTTATGCTAATTACTACCGCACTTGGAACGTAGTGGTCCATGACTGGCTGTATTACTATGTGTACAGGGACTTCCTGTTG ATATCTCAGAAGCGTTTCCGACCAGCCgccatgttttttgtgtttacagTGTCTGCAGTGGTCCATGAGTACATTCTTGCAGTTAGCTTTGGATTCTTCTATCCGGTGCTCTTCTGCCTCTTCATGTTCTTCGGAA TGATGTTCAACTTTATTTTCCACGATCGAAGGAAAGGCCCCATTTGGAACATATTAATGTGGGCATCCCTGTTTCTGGGTCAGGGGGTCATAATATGTCTGTACTCCCAAGAGTGGTATGCCAGACGGTACTGTCCACTCAAAGAG GAAGGCATCCCCACAggataa
- the soat1 gene encoding sterol O-acyltransferase 1 isoform X3 gives MFQQQMESGGESLLRSRNYSSINNLDGGSNPGRHPQGNGDNHITSNGKIEVEHVISKKLQLKRKAEVLKDDLLRQFESQVHDFMDSLIEESASLESTPLPAAFSPPLSDKERSKLGHFQPPHGQGKHFISRRSLLDELFEVNHIRTIYHMFIALLILFILSTLVVDFLDEGRLVLDFDLLVYAFGQFPLVVCTWLCMFLSVLLVPYTLFHLWSQSQSGSHGRQRLFSWLFGSAFLLYQGLGLGFLPTYVVVTNSLPPASCFIVTLEQVRLIMKAHSFVRENAPRVLAWTKDKTGRGPVIPQVSLYLYFLFAPTLIYRDKYPRNPATRWGYVATKLLQVLGCLFYTYYVFVRLCIPQFRSISLQLFNLRAMVLCVFNSILPGVLVLLLGFFAFLHCWLNAFAEMLCFADRMFYKDWWNSTSYANYYRTWNVVVHDWLYYYVYRDFLLISQKRFRPAAMFFVFTVSAVVHEYILAVSFGFFYPVLFCLFMFFGMMFNFIFHDRRKGPIWNILMWASLFLGQGVIICLYSQEWYARRYCPLKESSFLDLLKPRSWSCQRVLMTESDRIKWDY, from the exons ATGTTTCAGCAGCA GATGGAAAGCGGGGGTGAAAGTTTGCTCAGGTCCCGCAATTATTCCTCCATCAATAATCTGGATGGAGGATCTAATCCTGGAAGACATCCGCAAGGGAATGGCGATAACCACATCACCAGCAATG GGAAAATCGAAGTGGAACATGTGATCAGCAAAAAGCTGCAACTCAAAAGGAAAGCAGAG GTCCTGAAGGATGACCTGCTGCGTCAGTTTGAAAGCCAGGTCCATGATTTTATGGACAGTCTTATTGAAGAATCAGCCAGCCTCGAGTCCACACCTCTACCTGCTGCCTTTTCACCTCCGCTGTCGGACAAGGAGAGGAGCAAACTGGG GCACTTTCAGCCTCCCCATGGCCAGGGGAAGCACTTTATTAGTCGGAGATCCCTGCTAGA cGAGCTGTTTGAGGTGAACCATATTAGGACCATCTACCACATGTTTATTGCCCTGCTCATTCTCTTTATTCTCAGCACGCTCGTGGTAGATTTCCTTGATGAAGGCAG ACTGGTCTTGGATTTTGACCTGCTGGTCTATGCATTCGGACAGTTCCCGCTAGTGGTATGCACGTGGCTTTGCATGTTCCTGTCCGTATTGCTGGTTCCCTACACCTTATTCCATCTGTGGTCACAAAGCCAGTCGGGTTCTCATGGCCGGCAGAGGCTGTTTTCCTGGCTGTTCGGTTCGGCATTCCTGCTCTACCAAGGCCTGGGTTTGGGATTCCTACCGACATATGTGGTGGTGACCAACAGTTTGCCGCCTGCTTCCTGCTTCATCGTCACCTTAGAACAG GTTCGTCTAATAATGAAAGCACACTCCTTCGTCAGAGAGAATGCCCCAAGAGTCCTGGCTTGGACAAAAGACAAGACGG GCCGTGGTCCTGTGATTCCTCAAGTTTCTCTGTATCTCTACTTCCTGTTTGCCCCCACTCTTATTTACAGAGACAAGTACCCCAG AAACCCAGCAACCAGATGGGGCTATGTGGCCACAAAGTTACTTCAG GTACTTGGCTGCCTCTTCTATACCTATTACGTGTTTGTGCGGCTATGCATCCCACAGTTTCGCAGCATCAGTCTACAGCTGTTCAATCTGCGCGCCATGGTCCTTTGTGTCTTTAACTCTATACTGCCAG GAGTTTTGGTTCTCCTGTTgggtttttttgcttttctccaCTGCTGGCTGAACGCTTTTGCAGAGATGCTTTGCTTTGCAGACAGGATGTTTTACAAG GACTGGTGGAACTCAACATCTTATGCTAATTACTACCGCACTTGGAACGTAGTGGTCCATGACTGGCTGTATTACTATGTGTACAGGGACTTCCTGTTG ATATCTCAGAAGCGTTTCCGACCAGCCgccatgttttttgtgtttacagTGTCTGCAGTGGTCCATGAGTACATTCTTGCAGTTAGCTTTGGATTCTTCTATCCGGTGCTCTTCTGCCTCTTCATGTTCTTCGGAA TGATGTTCAACTTTATTTTCCACGATCGAAGGAAAGGCCCCATTTGGAACATATTAATGTGGGCATCCCTGTTTCTGGGTCAGGGGGTCATAATATGTCTGTACTCCCAAGAGTGGTATGCCAGACGGTACTGTCCACTCAAAGAG TCTTCGTTCCTGGATTTGCTGAAGCCTCGGTCCTGGAGCTGTCAGAGAGTTCTGATGACTGAGTCCGATAGGATAAAATGGGACTACTGA